GTGAAGCACTAAATATCAATGTTACATTTGTTTTTATTTTCATAGATGTCAATTTTTTACAAGCTTTTAACCCTTCAATTGTCATTGGTATTTTTATAACAATATTTCTATTTAGCTCTGCTAAAGGAATCGCCTCTTCTACCATTTTATCTGCTTCTAACGAAACTACTTCAGCACTTATTGGACCATCAATTATTTCTGTTATCTCCTTTATAACCTCTTTAAAATTTCTTTTTTCTCTAGCTATTAAACTAGGATTTGTAGTTACACCACAAATTACACCCATTTCATTAGCGTTTTTTATTTCTTCTATATTTGCAGTATCTATGAAGATTTTCATTATTATCTCCTCCTATTTTTGTCCATAATATGAATTAACTCCATGCTTTCTTAAAAAATGTTTATTTAATAACTCATTTTGCATAGAATTTATATTTTTATTTAAAATTTCTGTATTATATGCCATTTTAGCTAATTCTTCTAATACAACAGAATTATGTACTGCTTCTTCTGGTGTTTTTCCCCAAGTAAATGGTCCATGTGAATAAACAAGTACACCAGGCATATTATCTGGATTTATTTTTTCTTTTTCAAATGTTTCAACTATTACTTTTCCTGTTTCTAATTCATAATTTCCATCTATTTCTACTTGAGTCATTTTTCTAGTACAAGGAATGCTTCCATAAAAATAGTCTGCATGTGTAGTTCCATAAGCTGGAATATCTCTACCAGCTTGTGCCCAAATAGTAGCCCATGAAGAATGAGTATGAACTACACTTCCTATATTTAAAAATTTTCTATACAATTCTAAATGCGTTGGTGTATCTGATGATGGTTTTAATTTTCCTTCGACTATATTTCCATCTAAATCTATAACTACTAAATCCTCAATTGACATATGATCATATTCTACTCCACTTGGTTTAATTACTACTAGTCCCTTTTCTCTATCTATTCCACTTACATTTCCCCAAGTATATGTCACTAAATTTCTTTTAGGTAATTCTAAGTTAGCTTTTAAAACTTCTTCTTTTAATTTTTCTAACATATGTATCCACCCTTTTTCATTTTATCTTCTATCCACTCTTTAGCCTTTTTTATCTCTTCTAAAGGATTTTCACTTTTTTCTGTCCACATTTCTATTAATAATGGTCCTGTATAATTCAACTCCTTTAGCACTTTAAATAACTCAATAAAATCTACACACCCTTCTCCAAAAGGAACATCTTTAAATTTTCCTGGAAAATCAGGTGTTACTGCTAAAGTATCCTTCAAATGTATTGCACTTATTTGTCCTTTTCCTTTTATTAATTGCATTCTTACATTATTTCCCCAAGCAGTTAAATTTCCTATATCTGGATATACAGTCAAAAATGGTGACTTTAACTCTTGAGCTAATTCTAAATATTTAGGAATAGAGTTCATAAATGGATGATCCATAATTTCTATCGAAAGCATTACATTTGCTTGTTCTGCCCATTTTAAAGATTGTTTCATTCCTTCAATATACAATTTCTTGGTATTCTCATTACTCTTTTCATAGTAAACATCATACCCTGCCATCTGTATATTTCTAATTCCTAAATCACTTGCCAATTCTATAGCTTTTTTCATTAATTCTAAAGATTTTTTTCTTATCTCTTCATTTTCACTTCCCAAAGGAAATCTTCTATGCCCACTAAAACACATTGAAGGTACTCTAACTCCTGTTTCTAATACTGCTAAAACAAATTCCTTTCTTTCATCTAAGGACCAATCCAATCTTGCTAATCTCTCATCTGTTTCATCTATTGAAATTTCAACAAAATCAAACCCTAACTCTTTAGCATACTCTAATCTTTTTCTCCAAGTTATATTTTTAGGAAGTGCTTTTTCATATATTCCAAGAGGAAATTTATCCAATTTATACATAAATTACCCCCAAATTCTCTTAATTTCTTCTTTCCATTTATTAGCTTCTTCTCTAGGATTTTCTGCATCTCTTAAAGATCTACCAGCTATAAAACAGTATATATTCATTCCTTTAAATAATTTTAATGTCTCTAACTCTAATCCACCTGTTACAGAGACTTTAAATCCCATATCTATCAATCCTTGAACTTTATCTAAATCTTTTTTCCCCCAAGTTTCTCCAGCTAATAATGCATCTCTACTTTGGTGATATACTACTTGTGATAATCCTGCTTCTTTCCATTGTTTTGCATGTTCATATGTCCAATCTCCATATAGTTCAACTTGTAAATCATCCATCTCTTTTAAAGCTGCTTTCATTGTTGGAATTGTTGCTGAACATATTACAGTCATCCAGTTAGCTCCTGCATTTTTACAGTTTTTAGCTACTGTTCCTCCCGCATCTGCACATTTAGTATCTGCTAATATGATCTTATTTGGAAATAGTGCTCTCAAACATCTCACTGCTTCCATCCCTTCTTGTAAACATAAAATTGTTCCTGCTTCTACCACATCAACTACTTCTCCTAAAATGTTAGCTGATTTTATGGCATCACTTAATGTATTATTATCTAAAGCTACTTGCAATAATGGTTTCATTTATAACCTCCTATAATCTAACGTATTAAATTTAAAATTTCTTCTGGATTTTTTGCTAATTTTATTTTCTCTATATTATTTTCCTCTTCAAATAAGTCTGCAACCTGAACAATTCCAAATTCATTATGATTCTCAGCACTTGTTGCTGCAAGAGTTATTAGTATATATACCTCTTCCTTTGCTCCATCTTTTTCAAAAACTACTGGTTCTTTTAATGTTATTAGGCTAAAAGAATCTTT
This portion of the Fusobacterium sp. SYSU M8D902 genome encodes:
- the fsa gene encoding fructose-6-phosphate aldolase, producing MKIFIDTANIEEIKNANEMGVICGVTTNPSLIAREKRNFKEVIKEITEIIDGPISAEVVSLEADKMVEEAIPLAELNRNIVIKIPMTIEGLKACKKLTSMKIKTNVTLIFSASQALLAARAGATYVSPFLGRLDDIGISSEELISDISTIFDKHGIKTEIIAASVRNPWHVKEAAKAGAHIATIPYNTLIAMTKHELTDRGIEKFLKDWENAVK
- the araD gene encoding L-ribulose-5-phosphate 4-epimerase, coding for MLEKLKEEVLKANLELPKRNLVTYTWGNVSGIDREKGLVVIKPSGVEYDHMSIEDLVVIDLDGNIVEGKLKPSSDTPTHLELYRKFLNIGSVVHTHSSWATIWAQAGRDIPAYGTTHADYFYGSIPCTRKMTQVEIDGNYELETGKVIVETFEKEKINPDNMPGVLVYSHGPFTWGKTPEEAVHNSVVLEELAKMAYNTEILNKNINSMQNELLNKHFLRKHGVNSYYGQK
- a CDS encoding L-ribulose-5-phosphate 3-epimerase encodes the protein MYKLDKFPLGIYEKALPKNITWRKRLEYAKELGFDFVEISIDETDERLARLDWSLDERKEFVLAVLETGVRVPSMCFSGHRRFPLGSENEEIRKKSLELMKKAIELASDLGIRNIQMAGYDVYYEKSNENTKKLYIEGMKQSLKWAEQANVMLSIEIMDHPFMNSIPKYLELAQELKSPFLTVYPDIGNLTAWGNNVRMQLIKGKGQISAIHLKDTLAVTPDFPGKFKDVPFGEGCVDFIELFKVLKELNYTGPLLIEMWTEKSENPLEEIKKAKEWIEDKMKKGGYIC
- a CDS encoding 3-keto-L-gulonate-6-phosphate decarboxylase UlaD, which codes for MKPLLQVALDNNTLSDAIKSANILGEVVDVVEAGTILCLQEGMEAVRCLRALFPNKIILADTKCADAGGTVAKNCKNAGANWMTVICSATIPTMKAALKEMDDLQVELYGDWTYEHAKQWKEAGLSQVVYHQSRDALLAGETWGKKDLDKVQGLIDMGFKVSVTGGLELETLKLFKGMNIYCFIAGRSLRDAENPREEANKWKEEIKRIWG